AATATCGTCGATAATTTGGAAAGCAGTACCGACATACATCCCGTAATCTTTCAAGGCCTGTTCTTGCTCGGGTGTCGCACTTGCCAGGATTGCCCCCACTTGCGCGGCTGCTTCAAACAGTTTGGCGGTTTTATATTGGATGACCTGCAGATATTCTTGTTCTGTAATATCGACATTGCCGATATTCATTAACTGCATGACTTCGCCTTCGGCAATGATATTCGTGGCATCGGCCATCACTTCCAGAACTTTCATACTGCCGGAGCCCACCATCAGTTGAAAGGCGCGGGTATACAGAAAATCGCCTACCAATACGGCCGCCGCATTGCCAAACAGATTATTGGCTGTTTTCCGGCCGCGTCTCAATTCGCTTTCATCGACAACATCGTCATGCAACAAGGTGGAAGTATGGATAAACTCCACCATGGCGGCCAGAGAATACAATTTATCGTGATCGTATCCCAGGGCTTTGCCGGCTAATATAGTGATGATCGGGCGCAGACGTTTGCCGCCGGCGCTGATGATATAAGTGCCGATTTGTGAAATCAAGGCGACTTCGGACTGGACTGCCTGATTGATAACCGTATTGACACGGCCTAAGTCGGCTTCAAGATGGTTTTGAAAGTAAGGCAGGTTTTCCAGCATGATTATCTTTCGGTGGTAATACAGTAGACATCAATGAAATGAATCTTGGAATTATAACATCAGTCGGTTTGCTATTGCAGCAGGCGGTAGGAAAAAATGTATGCTTATAACCCGTGAGGAAAGTTTTTGACAATATATGTTTGATTTGGATATAATTACACGCTTCGCGCATGGTGCGTGGATTTTAGAAATTAATTCTCATGGAGTTGAGTATGTACGCGGTCGTAAAAACCGGCGGTAAACAATACAAAGTTACCGTTGGCCAAAAATTGAAAGTAGAACAGATACCTGCCGAACTCGACAGCCAAATCGAACTGAACGAAGTTTTGATGATTGCTGACGGCGAATCTGTAAAAGTAGGTGCCCCCTTGGTTGAAGGGGCCAAAGTAACTGCTAAAGTGGTTGCTCATGGTCGTGGCGAGAAAGTACGTATTTTCAAAATGCGTCGCCGCAAGCACTACCAAAAACGTCAAGGCCATCGCCAAAATTTCACCCAAATTGAAATCGTGGCAATCGCTTAATTCAGATTATTAAAGTTTAGGAGTATTAAACATGGCAACCAAAAAAGCTGGTGGTAGCTCTAAGAACGGTCGCGATTCAGAAGCCAAACGCTTGGGTGTGAAAGCCTATGGCAACGAGTTGATCCCTGCCGGTTCTATCATTGTTCGTCAACGTGGTACCAAATTCCACGCCGGTGAAAATGTAGGTATGGGTAAAGACCACACTTTATTCGCTAAAGTTGACGGTTATGTTGAATTCAAAACCAAAGGTGCTTTGAACCGTAAAACCGTTAGCGTTCGTCCATACACCGGTGCTGACGAATAATAAGACTTAATCCTTATAGCAAAGAAAACCCTGCATTGCAGGGTTTTTGTTTTTGTAAGACATTGATTGATTTTTTTACTTTTTGTTGTCTGTTTGAAATGATAGGGTAACCTATGGATATGCGCTCAACATATCTGAATTTGGGATGGTTGGCGCATCAAGTTTGCAGCGGAAAGCAAGCCGATTGTAATAGGCAGAGACCTTTGCAAAACCCTCAGATGTAGATGCAGTTCAAGGCGTAGCAGCACAGCGAGTGCAGACATATCATATAGATAGGCAAACGATCGAGCAGCGCACAACGCAGAAATGCGCCGCAGATGGGGGTTTTGCAAAGGTCTCAGGCAGTGTTTTTTAATATTGATATTTGAAATGCTTTGCCCAATCAGGCGTATATGATTTAGCCGGGTTGTTATATGATTCAGCTGGGGCGTTGCAATTGTCGAAAACAAGCTTTGATGGATAAAGTATAAAATTTTCAGACGGCCTCAAGGAAACTCGGTTTCGGTATTGGGGTTGATTTAGATTGCCGTGATCGTATGATTGTGCCGGCAGTCCGATATTGGTTTGATTGGATTGAATATCGTCAGATTACTTGGTTAAGAATGATTTCTTAAAATGTATAAAGTTATTCCCATTATTCATGTTTTGTCGAAACTGGGCGTATTGTTTTCATTTATGCTTATTGTGCCGACTTTCGTTTCTTATCTGTTTCTGGATGATGCCTTTTCGGCATTCGGGCAAACGGCTTTGATTACGATTACTTCGTCCAGTTTGGTATGGCTGCTGACTCGGAAATATAACCGTGAATTGCGCTCGCGTGACGGGTTTACGCTGGTGTTTATGCTGTGGATTGGTTTTGCGGCGATTGCGGCGATGCCGTTTTACCTTTATTTTCCCAACATCAGTTATACCGATGCTTTTTTTGAGGCGATGTCCGGTTTGACGACAACCGGTGCGACGGTGATGACCAGTTTGGACACTTTGGCGCCGTCGGTTAATTTCTGGCGTCATATGTTGAACTGGCTCGGCGGTATGGGGATTATCGTTTTGGCGGTGGCGATTTTGCCGATGTTGGGCATCGGGGGAACGCAGCTGTTTAAGGCGGAAATTCCCGGTATCGATAAAGACAGCAAAATGGCACCGCGTATTTCCCAAGTGGCGAAAAAACTTTGGCTGTTTTATTTTATTTGTACCGTATTAATCGGCTTGGCACTGCATTGGGCGGGTATGAGCTGGTTTGATGCGGTTTGCCATGCGATGTCGGCCTTTTCTTTAGGCGGTTTTTCCACTCACGATAACAGTATTGCCTATTTTAATTCTGTGGCGGTTGAAGTGGTGCTGATGATCGCCACCATATTGGGCGCGATTAGTTTTGCCAGCCATTTTACCGTGTTGAAGGCCAGATCGGTTAAACCTTATTGGCGCGACGAAGAGTGCCGCATTATGTTGGTAACTTTGTTTGCAAGTATCGTCGCGGCAAGTCTGTATTTGTGGCACAAGCAGTATTACACGTCGTTATATGATTCGTTTCGATTTGTGAGCTTTAACTTCGTGTCGATCGGCTTGGCCAACGGCTATGCGAATGCGGACTTTGCCAAATGGCCGCTTTTGACATCATTGTGGATGTTTTTCTTGGCCAACGTATTGGCCAGTTCGGGTTCGGTTGGCGGCGGTATTAAAAACGTGCGCGCGATTGTGCTGTTTAAATTCAGTTTGCGGGAAATGCTGCTTCTTCTGCATCCGAAGGCGGTGAGAACGGTTAAAGTAAACGGCCGCAGCATTCCCGAACGTATGGCGCTGACGGTTTTGGCCTTTATTTTCGTCTACTTTTTTACCGTTGTGCTGTTTACATTTTTAATGATGGCAACCGGCTTGGACTTCGTGTCTGCGCTGACAGCCGTGATTGCCTGTATCACCAATGCCGGCCCGGGCTTGGGGGCGGTGGGGCCGGCGGGTAACTATGCGGGATTGAATGATTTCCAAAAATGGCTGTGTACCGGCACCATGCTGCTGGGGCGGTTGGAAATTTTTACGGTATTTATTCTGTTTACACCGGCATACTGGAAAAAATAGTCTTGAGGCCGTCTGAAAAATGTAAATGTTTGTTGGTATGACGGGCGGTAAGATGCAAATGGCTTAGAATGGCGGCTGTTGATGAAAATGATTACTTACTAAGAAGCGGACTATGAATTTCAAACATCTATTTCCCGCTGCCGTTCCGGCTGCCGTCTTGCTGGCGGCCTGTTCCAGCGAACCTCAGCGTGCCGATTCGGGGCAAAAAGGGGTAACGGTTGCGCCGATTGTGCGCAGTGCCGAGCATCCCGGCAAAGTTTTATCGGACTACAATTTTTTTCAGACGGCCTTAGAAGCCGCCAAACGCCATGACGATATCGCCCCCGCCCAATTTTTGGCTCAAGCAGGACAAAGCGCGATGGCCGAAGCCGTACGTAACGAATGGCTGAAAAGTTTAGGAAAACGCGGACTGTGGACGCAGTTTGGCCAACAATACAAATTATTGGACAAAGAAAGCCGCAGCCGGGAAGCCGCTTGTTATGCAGAATACGGATTGCAGGAAAATCACGGTCTGGCCGCAGAATTGGTGAAAGAACTCGGCCGCCTACCCGAAGGTTGTAACACTTTGTTGGCGGCAGCCGCTTCATCAGGCCGTCTGAATACCGAAGATGCTTGGCGCAGGGTTCGCGGCTTAGTCAGCAACAACCAGCTGACCGACGCACGTAATCTGGCTGCCGCTTTAGGCAGTCCCGTTGAAGCAGGCGGGCGCGGTGCCGTCGAATACGGCTTATCCGGCATCATCGGCAATACCGCCAAAAAAAGCACAGCATCCGCAGCACGCCTATCCGCAATGGAAAGCAGCTTGAGCCGACAGCAGAGCGGTTTTGCTTGGGGCGTACTGGGGCATGCACAAGCCCTAAATCAAAATATGTCGACGGCCTTGAGCTATTTCAACCGCGCCGACCGTTCGCAATTAAGCGACGAACAGTTCGAATGGTACGCCCGTTCCGCTTTGCGCCTGCAGGCATGGCAGGATTTGAACGGCATTATCCGCGCCATGCCGGAAAAACTGCGCCAAACCCCTACTTGGCAATATTGGTTGGCCAGAAGTTATGTCGCTTTAGGCGATCAGTCTTCCGCCAAACCGCTGTATGAAAAAGCCGCACAATCCGGCCGCAACTTCTACGCCGTTTTGGCTTCCGAAGAATTAGGCCGAAAAGTAAGCGTACGCAATAACGTCGGCAACGCATCCAAAGACAGCGTCAACCGTTTGGCCAAAGACGGCGCCATCGCACGCGCATTAACACTATTCAAAGTTTCCCAAAGC
Above is a genomic segment from Neisseria weaveri containing:
- a CDS encoding polyprenyl synthetase family protein, which encodes MLENLPYFQNHLEADLGRVNTVINQAVQSEVALISQIGTYIISAGGKRLRPIITILAGKALGYDHDKLYSLAAMVEFIHTSTLLHDDVVDESELRRGRKTANNLFGNAAAVLVGDFLYTRAFQLMVGSGSMKVLEVMADATNIIAEGEVMQLMNIGNVDITEQEYLQVIQYKTAKLFEAAAQVGAILASATPEQEQALKDYGMYVGTAFQIIDDILDYSGSVEQIGKNVGDDLAEGKPTLPLIYLMRQGSEQAAEDVRNALQNADKSYFPTIYRHVQQSAALEYSTGQARIAVEKAIACLDNLPQNEVTEALKALAAESLARIS
- a CDS encoding lytic transglycosylase domain-containing protein, translating into MNFKHLFPAAVPAAVLLAACSSEPQRADSGQKGVTVAPIVRSAEHPGKVLSDYNFFQTALEAAKRHDDIAPAQFLAQAGQSAMAEAVRNEWLKSLGKRGLWTQFGQQYKLLDKESRSREAACYAEYGLQENHGLAAELVKELGRLPEGCNTLLAAAASSGRLNTEDAWRRVRGLVSNNQLTDARNLAAALGSPVEAGGRGAVEYGLSGIIGNTAKKSTASAARLSAMESSLSRQQSGFAWGVLGHAQALNQNMSTALSYFNRADRSQLSDEQFEWYARSALRLQAWQDLNGIIRAMPEKLRQTPTWQYWLARSYVALGDQSSAKPLYEKAAQSGRNFYAVLASEELGRKVSVRNNVGNASKDSVNRLAKDGAIARALTLFKVSQSNGDWKMRRQAQAEWRYATRGADEDRLLAAAQLAFDNGFYEMAINSAERTNHKLNFNLRYLSPFKDTTQRYAAQAGVDSAWVYGLIRQESRFMLGAQSSVGAQGLMQVMPATAREIANKIGMNSSELYTMDGNIRMGTWYMADAKRRLQNNEVLATAGYNAGPSRARKWQGSYPLEGAIYAETIPFNETRDYVKKVMTNATYYAALFNQPKTSLKQRMGTVPAR
- the rpmA gene encoding 50S ribosomal protein L27 — its product is MATKKAGGSSKNGRDSEAKRLGVKAYGNELIPAGSIIVRQRGTKFHAGENVGMGKDHTLFAKVDGYVEFKTKGALNRKTVSVRPYTGADE
- a CDS encoding TrkH family potassium uptake protein, with the protein product MYKVIPIIHVLSKLGVLFSFMLIVPTFVSYLFLDDAFSAFGQTALITITSSSLVWLLTRKYNRELRSRDGFTLVFMLWIGFAAIAAMPFYLYFPNISYTDAFFEAMSGLTTTGATVMTSLDTLAPSVNFWRHMLNWLGGMGIIVLAVAILPMLGIGGTQLFKAEIPGIDKDSKMAPRISQVAKKLWLFYFICTVLIGLALHWAGMSWFDAVCHAMSAFSLGGFSTHDNSIAYFNSVAVEVVLMIATILGAISFASHFTVLKARSVKPYWRDEECRIMLVTLFASIVAASLYLWHKQYYTSLYDSFRFVSFNFVSIGLANGYANADFAKWPLLTSLWMFFLANVLASSGSVGGGIKNVRAIVLFKFSLREMLLLLHPKAVRTVKVNGRSIPERMALTVLAFIFVYFFTVVLFTFLMMATGLDFVSALTAVIACITNAGPGLGAVGPAGNYAGLNDFQKWLCTGTMLLGRLEIFTVFILFTPAYWKK
- the rplU gene encoding 50S ribosomal protein L21 — protein: MYAVVKTGGKQYKVTVGQKLKVEQIPAELDSQIELNEVLMIADGESVKVGAPLVEGAKVTAKVVAHGRGEKVRIFKMRRRKHYQKRQGHRQNFTQIEIVAIA